In Salmonella enterica subsp. enterica serovar Typhimurium str. LT2, a single window of DNA contains:
- a CDS encoding putative cytochrome c peroxidase (similar to E. coli putative cytochrome C peroxidase (AAC76543.1); Blastp hit to AAC76543.1 (465 aa), 82% identity in aa 2 - 463): protein MKKITLYATTVITVGLLCYLGLSGYVWYYDKQRSKKSDVQASVVGENNKILGYFREKGCDYCHTPSAELPFYSSFPVAKQLMDYDIQLGYKSFNLEAVRAALIADTPVPQSELNKIEWVMQHQTMPPTRYVALHWAGGVSDKERTDILNWIADQRERNYASADTDPAHRNEPVQPIPRNIPVDAKKVDLGFRLYHDERLSGDSTISCAHCHALNAGGVDGRKTSIGVGGAVGPINAPTVFNSVFNIEQFWDGRAATLQEQAGGPPLNPIEMASKSWDEIISKLDKDPVLKKDFQAVYPQGFTGENITDAIAEFEKTLITPDSAFDKWLRGDENALTAQQKHGYQLFKENKCATCHGGIILGGRSFEPLGLKRDFNFGEITAADIGRMNVTKEVRDKLRQKVPGLRNVALTAPYFHRGDVPTLDGAVKLMLRYQVGTDLPQNDIDDIVAFLESLTGVYTPYQPEYAQ, encoded by the coding sequence ATGAAAAAAATTACCCTCTATGCGACAACAGTTATCACCGTTGGGCTGTTATGTTATTTAGGTTTGTCCGGGTATGTATGGTATTACGACAAACAGCGCAGTAAAAAAAGCGATGTGCAGGCCTCGGTTGTGGGTGAAAATAATAAAATACTGGGTTATTTCAGGGAGAAAGGATGTGATTATTGTCATACGCCTTCCGCTGAATTGCCTTTTTATTCCTCTTTTCCGGTGGCAAAGCAGCTAATGGATTACGATATCCAGCTCGGCTACAAGTCGTTTAACCTGGAGGCGGTACGGGCCGCCCTGATTGCGGATACGCCGGTGCCGCAAAGCGAACTGAATAAAATTGAATGGGTTATGCAACATCAGACTATGCCGCCAACCCGCTATGTCGCGCTGCACTGGGCGGGGGGCGTCAGCGATAAAGAGCGTACTGACATCCTGAACTGGATAGCCGATCAGCGTGAGCGCAACTATGCCAGCGCCGATACCGACCCGGCGCACCGGAATGAACCCGTTCAGCCTATTCCGCGCAATATTCCCGTCGATGCGAAAAAAGTCGACTTAGGTTTCCGGCTTTATCATGATGAACGTTTATCCGGCGACAGCACAATATCCTGTGCGCATTGTCACGCGTTAAATGCGGGCGGTGTCGATGGCAGAAAAACCTCAATTGGCGTTGGCGGTGCGGTAGGACCAATAAATGCGCCGACGGTATTCAACTCCGTATTTAATATCGAACAATTTTGGGATGGTCGTGCTGCAACCCTGCAGGAGCAAGCAGGAGGACCACCGTTAAATCCTATTGAAATGGCCTCTAAATCCTGGGATGAAATTATTAGCAAGCTTGATAAAGATCCTGTCCTGAAAAAAGATTTCCAGGCGGTTTATCCGCAAGGATTTACCGGGGAAAATATTACTGATGCGATCGCCGAATTCGAAAAAACGTTGATAACGCCGGATTCCGCCTTTGATAAATGGCTACGTGGAGATGAAAATGCGCTGACCGCGCAACAGAAACACGGTTATCAATTATTTAAAGAGAATAAATGTGCAACCTGTCACGGCGGTATCATTTTAGGCGGGCGCTCTTTTGAACCATTGGGATTAAAGCGAGACTTTAATTTTGGCGAAATTACCGCAGCGGATATTGGTCGTATGAACGTCACCAAAGAGGTTCGCGATAAATTACGGCAAAAAGTCCCGGGCTTACGCAACGTCGCGTTAACAGCGCCTTATTTCCATCGGGGCGACGTACCGACGCTGGATGGAGCGGTAAAACTGATGCTGCGTTATCAGGTTGGCACCGATCTGCCGCAAAACGATATTGACGATATCGTCGCCTTCCTGGAAAGCCTGACCGGTGTTTATACGCCATATCAACCTGAATATGCGCAATGA
- the ccmA gene encoding heme exporter protein (ABC superfamily (atp_bind); cytochrome c-type biogenesis protein; similar to E. coli ATP binding protein of heme exporter A (AAC75261.1); Blastp hit to AAC75261.1 (205 aa), 79% identity in aa 1 - 200), with product MLEARDLYCERDERTLFRGLSFTVDAGEWVQVTGGNGAGKTTLLRLLTGLARPDGGEVYWQGEPLRRVRDSFHRSLLWIGHQPGIKTRLTARENLHFFHPGDGARLPEALAQAGLAGFEDVPVAQLSAGQQRRVALARLWLTRAALWVLDEPFTAIDVNGVARLTRRMAAHTAQGGMVILTTHQPLPGAADTVRRLALTGGGAGL from the coding sequence ATGCTTGAAGCCAGAGATCTGTACTGCGAGCGGGACGAGAGGACGCTGTTTCGCGGGCTGTCGTTCACCGTGGACGCCGGGGAGTGGGTGCAGGTCACCGGCGGCAACGGCGCCGGAAAAACCACCCTGCTGCGCCTGCTGACCGGGCTGGCGCGCCCGGACGGCGGGGAGGTGTACTGGCAGGGCGAACCCCTGCGCCGCGTGCGCGACAGCTTCCATCGCAGTCTGCTGTGGATAGGGCACCAGCCGGGGATCAAAACCCGCCTGACGGCGCGGGAGAACCTGCACTTCTTCCACCCCGGCGACGGCGCGCGTCTCCCGGAGGCGCTGGCGCAGGCCGGGCTGGCGGGATTTGAGGACGTGCCGGTCGCTCAGCTCTCGGCCGGGCAGCAGCGCCGGGTGGCGCTGGCCCGCCTGTGGCTGACCCGCGCCGCGCTGTGGGTGCTCGACGAACCGTTCACCGCCATTGACGTTAACGGCGTGGCGCGCCTCACCCGGCGGATGGCGGCGCACACGGCGCAGGGCGGGATGGTCATTCTCACCACCCACCAGCCGCTGCCGGGGGCCGCGGACACCGTCCGCCGCCTGGCGCTGACCGGCGGGGGGGCCGGGCTGTGA
- the ccmD gene encoding heme exporter protein C (cytochrome c-type biogenesis protein; similar to E. coli heme exporter protein C (AAC75258.1); Blastp hit to AAC75258.1 (69 aa), 77% identity in aa 1 - 69), whose amino-acid sequence MSPAFSSWSDFFAMGGYAFFVWLAVAMTVAPLALLALHTVLQRRAILRGVAQQRAREARMRAAQAQQEAA is encoded by the coding sequence GTGAGTCCGGCATTTTCATCGTGGAGCGATTTTTTCGCCATGGGCGGGTACGCCTTTTTTGTCTGGCTGGCGGTGGCGATGACCGTGGCGCCGCTGGCGCTGCTGGCGCTGCACACGGTGCTGCAGCGCCGGGCCATTCTGCGCGGCGTGGCGCAGCAGCGGGCGCGCGAGGCGCGGATGCGTGCCGCACAGGCGCAACAGGAGGCCGCGTGA
- the ccmE gene encoding periplasmic heme-dependent peroxidase (cytochrome c-type biogenesis protein; similar to E. coli cytochrome c biogenesis, possible subunit of a heme lyase (AAC75257.1); Blastp hit to AAC75257.1 (159 aa), 82% identity in aa 1 - 159) produces the protein MNLRRKNRLWVVCAVLAGLGLTTALVLYALRANIDLFYTPGEILYGKRETQQLPAAGQRLRVGGMVMPGSVRRDPDSLKVNFSLYDAEGSVTVSYEGILPDLFREGQGVVVQGTLEKGNHVLAHEVLAKHDENYTPPEVEKAMQENHRRPQRADKDTSS, from the coding sequence GTGAACCTGCGACGTAAAAACCGGCTATGGGTGGTCTGCGCGGTGCTGGCGGGCCTGGGGCTGACCACCGCCCTGGTCCTGTACGCGCTGCGCGCGAATATCGACCTGTTCTATACCCCCGGCGAAATCCTCTACGGCAAGCGCGAGACGCAGCAGCTGCCGGCGGCGGGCCAGCGCCTGCGCGTCGGCGGGATGGTGATGCCCGGCAGTGTCAGGCGCGACCCGGACTCGCTGAAGGTGAACTTCAGTCTCTACGACGCCGAAGGGTCGGTGACGGTGAGCTATGAGGGGATACTGCCGGACCTGTTCCGCGAGGGGCAGGGGGTGGTGGTGCAGGGCACCCTGGAGAAGGGCAACCACGTCCTGGCGCACGAGGTGCTGGCCAAACATGACGAGAACTACACCCCGCCGGAAGTGGAAAAGGCGATGCAGGAAAACCACCGCCGCCCGCAACGCGCTGATAAGGACACCTCATCATGA
- the ccmG gene encoding heme lyase disulfide oxidoreductase (cytochrome c-type biogenesis; similar to E. coli disulfide oxidoreductase (in biogenesis of cytochrome c? (AAC75255.1); Blastp hit to AAC75255.1 (185 aa), 87% identity in aa 1 - 185) — MKRNVLLLPLLIFLLIAAALLWQLARNAQGDDPTNLESALTGKPVPAFRLESLETPGQYYQAEVLTQGKPVLLNVWATWCPTCRAEHQYLNQLSAQGIRVVGLNYKDDRAKAVAWLKELGNPYALSLSDSDGMLGLDLGVYGAPETFLIDGRGIIRYRHAGDLNARVWESELKPLWDRYSREAAQ; from the coding sequence ATGAAACGCAACGTACTGTTATTACCGCTGCTGATTTTTCTGCTGATTGCCGCGGCGCTGCTGTGGCAGCTGGCGCGCAACGCGCAGGGGGATGACCCGACGAATCTCGAATCGGCACTGACCGGAAAGCCGGTGCCGGCGTTCCGCCTGGAATCGCTGGAGACGCCGGGTCAGTACTATCAGGCGGAGGTGCTGACGCAGGGGAAACCGGTGCTGCTTAACGTCTGGGCCACCTGGTGCCCGACCTGCCGCGCCGAGCATCAGTACCTGAACCAGCTTTCTGCGCAGGGTATCCGGGTGGTGGGGCTGAACTATAAGGACGACCGGGCGAAGGCGGTGGCCTGGTTAAAGGAACTGGGCAACCCGTATGCGCTGAGTTTATCGGACAGCGACGGGATGCTGGGGCTGGACCTGGGCGTGTACGGCGCGCCGGAAACCTTCCTCATCGACGGCAGGGGGATTATCCGCTACCGCCATGCGGGCGATTTGAATGCCCGGGTATGGGAAAGTGAACTGAAACCGCTGTGGGACAGATACAGCCGGGAGGCGGCGCAATGA
- the ccmF gene encoding cytochrome c-type biogenesis protein (similar to E. coli cytochrome c-type biogenesis protein (AAC75256.1); Blastp hit to AAC75256.1 (647 aa), 85% identity in aa 1 - 646) produces the protein MMPEYGHALLCLALGVALLLSVYPLWGVARGDARMMASAGVFAWLLFICVAGAFFVLVHAFVVNDFTVAYVAGNSNTQLPVWYRVAATWGAHEGSLLLWVLLMSGWTLAVAVFSRQVPADIVARVLAVMGMVCAGFLAFILFTSGPFARTLPAFPVEGRDLNPLLQDPGLIFHPPLLYMGYVGFSVAFAFAIAALLSGRLDSAFTRFARPWTLAAWVFLTLGIVLGSAWAYYELGWGGWWFWDPVENASFMPWLAGTALLHSLAVTEQRAGFKAWTLLLSICAFSLCLLGTFLVRSGVLVSVHAFASDPARGMFILAFMVLVTGGSLLLFAVRGHRVRSRVNNALWSRESLLLGNNVLLMAAMLVVLLGTLLPLVHKQLGLGSISVGEPFFNTMFTWLMVPFALLLGVGPLVRWGRDRPRNIRTLLLTALVSTLVLSVLLPWLLEDKIIAMTAVGMAMACWIAVLAVAEAVQRVSRGTKTSLSYWGMVAAHLGLAVTITGIAFSQNYSVERDVRMRAGDSVTIHDYRFTFREVRDITGPNYRGGVALIGVTRHGEPEAVLHAEKRLYNTSRMVMTEAAIDGGLTRDLYAALGEELDNGAWAVRLYYKPFVRWIWAGGLLMALGGLLCLADPRYRRRKPLPEAG, from the coding sequence ATGATGCCTGAATACGGCCACGCGCTGCTGTGCCTGGCGCTCGGCGTGGCGCTGCTGCTGTCCGTTTACCCGCTGTGGGGCGTGGCGCGCGGTGACGCGCGGATGATGGCGTCGGCCGGGGTGTTCGCCTGGCTGCTGTTTATCTGCGTGGCGGGCGCGTTTTTCGTGCTGGTGCACGCCTTTGTGGTTAACGACTTCACCGTGGCCTATGTCGCCGGCAACTCGAACACGCAGCTGCCGGTGTGGTACCGGGTGGCCGCCACCTGGGGGGCGCACGAGGGCTCGCTGCTGCTGTGGGTGCTGCTGATGAGCGGCTGGACCCTGGCGGTGGCGGTGTTCAGCCGGCAGGTGCCGGCGGATATCGTCGCCCGGGTGCTGGCGGTGATGGGGATGGTCTGCGCCGGTTTTCTGGCGTTCATCCTGTTCACCTCCGGCCCGTTCGCCCGCACGCTGCCGGCCTTTCCGGTGGAGGGGCGCGACCTGAACCCGCTGCTGCAGGACCCGGGGCTGATTTTCCACCCGCCGCTGCTGTACATGGGCTATGTCGGCTTCTCGGTGGCCTTCGCCTTCGCCATCGCCGCGCTGCTGAGCGGGCGTCTGGACAGCGCGTTCACCCGTTTTGCCCGCCCGTGGACGCTGGCGGCGTGGGTGTTCCTGACGCTGGGCATCGTGCTCGGCTCGGCGTGGGCCTACTACGAGCTGGGCTGGGGCGGCTGGTGGTTCTGGGACCCGGTGGAGAACGCCTCCTTTATGCCGTGGCTGGCGGGCACCGCCCTGCTGCACTCGCTGGCGGTCACCGAACAGCGCGCCGGCTTTAAGGCGTGGACGCTGCTGCTGTCCATCTGCGCCTTCTCGCTGTGCCTGCTGGGCACCTTCCTGGTGCGCTCCGGGGTGCTGGTGTCGGTGCACGCCTTCGCCTCCGACCCGGCGCGCGGGATGTTTATCCTCGCCTTTATGGTGCTGGTCACCGGCGGCTCGCTGCTGCTGTTCGCCGTGCGCGGGCACAGGGTGCGTTCGCGGGTGAACAACGCGCTGTGGTCGCGCGAGTCGCTGCTGCTCGGCAACAACGTCCTGCTGATGGCCGCCATGCTGGTGGTGCTGCTGGGCACCCTGCTGCCGCTGGTGCACAAACAGCTGGGGCTGGGCAGCATTTCGGTGGGGGAGCCGTTCTTTAACACCATGTTCACCTGGCTGATGGTCCCCTTTGCCCTGCTGCTGGGGGTGGGGCCGCTGGTGCGCTGGGGCCGGGACCGGCCGCGTAACATCAGGACGCTGCTGCTCACCGCCCTGGTCTCCACCCTGGTGCTGTCGGTACTTTTGCCATGGCTGCTGGAAGATAAAATCATCGCCATGACGGCGGTGGGGATGGCGATGGCCTGCTGGATTGCGGTGCTGGCGGTGGCCGAAGCCGTACAGCGCGTGTCCCGCGGCACGAAAACCTCTCTCAGCTACTGGGGAATGGTGGCGGCGCACCTCGGGCTGGCGGTGACGATTACCGGCATCGCCTTCAGCCAGAATTACAGCGTGGAGCGTGACGTGCGGATGCGGGCGGGCGACAGCGTGACCATTCACGACTACCGCTTCACCTTCCGGGAGGTGCGGGACATCACCGGGCCCAACTACCGCGGCGGGGTGGCCCTCATCGGGGTGACGCGCCACGGCGAGCCGGAGGCGGTGCTGCACGCGGAGAAACGGCTCTACAACACCAGCCGGATGGTGATGACCGAGGCGGCGATTGACGGCGGGCTGACCCGCGACCTGTACGCCGCGCTCGGGGAGGAGCTGGACAACGGCGCGTGGGCCGTGCGCCTGTACTACAAACCGTTTGTCCGCTGGATATGGGCCGGGGGACTGCTGATGGCGCTGGGCGGGCTGCTGTGCCTGGCGGACCCGCGCTACCGCCGCCGTAAACCATTGCCGGAGGCCGGATGA
- the ccmC gene encoding ABC superfamily (membrane) heme exporter protein (cytochrome c-type biogenesis protein; similar to E. coli heme exporter protein C (AAC75259.1); Blastp hit to AAC75259.1 (245 aa), 86% identity in aa 1 - 245) produces the protein MWKTLHQLAAPPRLYQICGRLVPWLAAAGIIVLATGWVRGFGFAPADYQQGEGYRIMYLHVPAAIWSMGIYAAMAVAAFTGLVWQMKMASLAVAAMAPVGAVYTFIALVTGAAWGKPMWGTWWVWDARLTSELVLLFLYAGVIALWHAFDDRKMAGRAAGILVLVGVVNLPVIHYSVEWWNTLHQGSTRMQQSIDPAMRSPLRWAIAGYLLLFMTLSLMRMRNLILLMEKRRPWVSELILKRGHR, from the coding sequence ATGTGGAAAACCCTTCATCAGCTGGCGGCGCCGCCCCGGCTGTATCAGATTTGCGGCAGGCTCGTGCCGTGGCTGGCGGCGGCCGGCATCATTGTGCTGGCCACGGGCTGGGTCCGGGGCTTTGGTTTCGCCCCGGCGGACTACCAGCAGGGGGAGGGCTACCGCATTATGTACCTGCATGTCCCGGCGGCCATCTGGTCGATGGGTATCTATGCGGCGATGGCGGTGGCGGCGTTCACCGGGCTGGTCTGGCAGATGAAAATGGCCAGCCTTGCCGTCGCGGCGATGGCGCCGGTGGGGGCGGTGTACACCTTCATCGCGCTGGTCACCGGCGCGGCGTGGGGCAAACCGATGTGGGGCACCTGGTGGGTGTGGGACGCGCGCCTGACCTCGGAGCTGGTGCTGCTGTTTCTCTACGCCGGGGTCATCGCCCTGTGGCACGCCTTTGACGACCGTAAAATGGCCGGGCGCGCGGCGGGCATTCTGGTGCTGGTCGGCGTGGTGAACCTGCCGGTTATCCACTATTCCGTCGAGTGGTGGAACACCCTGCACCAGGGCTCGACGCGGATGCAGCAGAGTATCGACCCGGCGATGCGCTCGCCGCTGCGCTGGGCCATCGCCGGCTACCTGCTGCTCTTTATGACGCTTTCGCTGATGCGGATGCGCAACCTGATTTTACTGATGGAAAAACGCCGCCCGTGGGTGAGCGAACTGATACTGAAAAGGGGGCACCGGTGA
- the yidR gene encoding putative cytoplasmic protein (similar to E. coli orf, hypothetical protein (AAC76712.1); Blastp hit to AAC76712.1 (416 aa), 79% identity in aa 13 - 416), protein MKQITFTPRHHQLTNTNTWTPDSQWLVFDVRPSGASFTGKTIERVNVHTGDVEVIYRAVQGAHVGVVTVHPADNHYVFIHGPENPDETWHYDFHHRRGVIATPGGVTNLDAMDITAPYTPGALRGGSHVHVFSPNGELVSFTYNDHVLHERDPALDLRNVGVAVPYGPVTVPVQHPREYSGSYWCVLVSRTTPAPRPGSDDINRAYEEGWVGNRQIAFIGDTLSLTGKKVPELFIVDLPCHENGWKQAGDTPLTGTESTMPSPPLGVVQRRLTFTHQRVYPGLTNEPRHWVRSNPQATAIAFLMRDDNGVAQLWLISPQGGEPRQLTHHATGVQSAFNWHPSGKWLGLVLENRIACCDAQSGRIDFLTARHDNPPSADAVVFSPDGRHVAWMEEVKGFRQLWVTETGR, encoded by the coding sequence ATGAAACAAATCACTTTTACGCCGCGCCATCACCAGCTTACCAACACCAATACCTGGACACCTGACAGCCAGTGGCTGGTCTTTGATGTACGGCCTTCAGGCGCGTCATTTACGGGCAAGACCATTGAGCGTGTCAATGTGCATACCGGCGACGTGGAGGTGATTTATCGCGCTGTGCAGGGCGCGCATGTCGGTGTGGTGACGGTGCATCCTGCCGACAATCACTATGTGTTTATTCATGGCCCTGAAAACCCTGATGAGACGTGGCATTACGATTTCCACCACCGCCGGGGCGTTATTGCAACGCCGGGGGGCGTGACTAACCTCGATGCGATGGATATTACTGCGCCGTATACTCCCGGCGCGCTGCGCGGCGGCAGTCACGTCCATGTGTTTAGCCCGAACGGCGAGCTGGTGAGTTTTACCTATAATGACCACGTTCTGCATGAGCGAGATCCGGCGCTGGATCTACGTAATGTCGGCGTGGCCGTGCCGTATGGGCCGGTAACGGTACCGGTTCAGCATCCGCGCGAATACAGCGGTAGCTACTGGTGCGTACTGGTTAGCCGCACGACGCCTGCGCCGAGACCTGGCAGCGATGACATTAACCGCGCCTATGAAGAGGGCTGGGTGGGCAACCGCCAGATCGCCTTTATTGGCGATACGCTGTCGCTGACGGGCAAAAAAGTCCCGGAGCTGTTTATTGTCGATTTACCGTGTCATGAAAACGGCTGGAAACAGGCAGGCGACACGCCGCTGACGGGAACCGAATCAACGATGCCATCGCCGCCGTTGGGCGTAGTTCAGCGGCGTCTTACCTTTACTCACCAGCGTGTTTATCCTGGACTCACTAACGAACCACGCCACTGGGTCCGCAGTAATCCGCAGGCGACGGCGATCGCCTTTTTGATGCGGGACGATAACGGCGTAGCGCAACTGTGGCTGATATCGCCGCAGGGAGGCGAGCCCCGGCAGTTAACGCATCATGCGACCGGCGTACAGTCAGCGTTTAACTGGCATCCGTCGGGTAAATGGCTGGGACTGGTGCTGGAAAACCGGATTGCCTGCTGCGACGCACAAAGTGGGAGGATCGACTTCTTAACCGCCAGGCACGACAACCCGCCGTCTGCGGACGCCGTCGTTTTTTCACCGGATGGGCGACACGTCGCATGGATGGAAGAGGTGAAAGGGTTCCGTCAGCTATGGGTGACGGAAACCGGGCGATAA
- the ccmB gene encoding heme exporter protein (ABC superfamily (membrane); cytochrome c-type biogenesis protein; similar to E. coli heme exporter protein B, cytochrome c-type biogenesis protein (AAC75260.1); Blastp hit to AAC75260.1 (220 aa), 84% identity in aa 2 - 220), with protein sequence MMWRVFCLELRVAFRHGADIAGPLWFFLMVITLFPLSVGPQPQLLARIAPGIIQVAALLASLLALERLFRDDLQDGSLEQLMLLPVPLPAVVLAKVLAHWAVTGLPLIMLSPLVALLLGMDVYGWKIMALTLLLGTPALGFLAAPGVALTAGLRRGGVLLGILVLPLSVPVLIFAAAAMDAASMHLPADGYLAVLGALLAGSATLSPFATAAALRLSVQ encoded by the coding sequence GTGATGTGGCGTGTCTTCTGTCTCGAACTGCGCGTGGCGTTCCGCCACGGCGCGGACATCGCCGGCCCGCTGTGGTTCTTCCTGATGGTCATCACCCTGTTTCCGTTAAGCGTCGGGCCGCAGCCGCAGCTGCTGGCGCGTATCGCGCCGGGCATCATCCAGGTGGCGGCGCTGCTGGCCTCGCTGCTGGCGCTGGAGCGGCTGTTTCGCGACGACCTGCAGGACGGCAGCCTGGAGCAGCTGATGCTGCTGCCGGTGCCGCTGCCGGCGGTGGTGCTGGCGAAGGTGCTGGCCCACTGGGCGGTGACCGGCCTGCCGCTGATTATGCTCTCCCCGCTGGTGGCGCTGCTGCTGGGGATGGACGTGTACGGCTGGAAAATCATGGCGCTGACGCTGCTGCTCGGCACGCCGGCGCTGGGGTTTCTCGCCGCGCCGGGCGTTGCGCTGACGGCCGGGCTGCGGCGCGGCGGCGTCCTGCTGGGCATTCTGGTGCTGCCGCTGAGTGTCCCGGTGCTGATTTTCGCCGCCGCGGCGATGGACGCGGCATCGATGCATTTACCCGCTGACGGCTATCTGGCGGTGCTGGGAGCGCTGCTGGCGGGCAGCGCGACGTTAAGCCCGTTCGCCACCGCGGCGGCGCTGCGCCTCAGCGTGCAGTAG
- the ccmH gene encoding putative heme lyase subunit (cytochrome c-type biogenesis; similar to E. coli possible subunit of heme lyase (AAC75254.1); Blastp hit to AAC75254.1 (350 aa), 73% identity in aa 1 - 342) — MRLLPGMVMLMLALVISGSARATTDVMPFKDEAQEQQFRQLTEQLRCPKCQNNSIADSNAMIATDMRRRVYDLMQEGKSRQEIIDYMVARYGNFVTYDPPLTPLTVLLWVLPLAAIVAGGWIIVARTRRRVRLRREPLPADTPVCGARAGWGVYVPGAVIALAVGAGSYALTGSYPQVRAWQQATAQTPGLLARALDPQAQPLNEEEMARLALGLRTRLQNDAGNVEGWLMLGRTGMVLGNAGTATGAYANAYRLDPKNRDAALGYAEALTRSSDPEDNRRGGELLRRLVSRDHTDIRVLSLYAFNAFEQQRFGEAVAAWEMMLKLLPAGDARRAVIERSIRLAQEK; from the coding sequence ATGAGACTGTTACCGGGCATGGTGATGCTGATGCTGGCGCTGGTTATCTCCGGGTCAGCGCGGGCAACCACCGACGTGATGCCGTTTAAAGATGAAGCGCAGGAGCAGCAGTTCCGCCAGCTCACGGAGCAGCTGCGCTGCCCGAAATGCCAGAACAACAGCATTGCGGACTCGAACGCGATGATAGCCACCGACATGCGCCGCAGGGTGTATGACCTGATGCAGGAGGGGAAGAGCCGCCAGGAAATCATCGATTATATGGTGGCGCGCTACGGCAACTTCGTCACCTACGACCCGCCGCTGACCCCGCTGACGGTGCTGCTGTGGGTGCTGCCGCTGGCCGCCATCGTGGCGGGCGGGTGGATAATCGTCGCCCGCACGCGCCGGCGGGTGCGCCTGCGCCGGGAGCCGCTGCCGGCGGACACCCCGGTTTGCGGCGCGCGCGCCGGGTGGGGCGTTTACGTGCCGGGGGCCGTCATTGCGCTGGCGGTCGGCGCCGGCAGCTACGCCCTGACCGGCAGCTATCCGCAGGTCAGGGCCTGGCAGCAGGCAACGGCGCAGACGCCCGGGCTGCTGGCGCGGGCGCTGGACCCGCAGGCGCAGCCGCTGAATGAGGAGGAGATGGCGCGGCTGGCGCTGGGGCTGCGCACCCGCCTGCAGAATGATGCCGGCAATGTTGAGGGCTGGCTCATGCTGGGGCGCACCGGTATGGTACTGGGTAATGCCGGTACCGCCACCGGGGCCTATGCAAACGCTTACCGTCTGGACCCGAAAAACCGCGATGCGGCGCTGGGCTACGCGGAGGCGCTGACGCGCTCGTCCGACCCGGAGGATAACCGCCGCGGCGGGGAGCTGCTGCGCCGGCTGGTGAGCCGCGACCACACGGATATCCGGGTGTTAAGCCTGTATGCGTTTAACGCCTTTGAGCAGCAGCGCTTTGGCGAGGCGGTGGCGGCCTGGGAGATGATGCTGAAGCTGCTGCCGGCGGGTGACGCCCGGCGGGCGGTGATAGAGCGCAGTATCCGGCTGGCGCAGGAGAAATAA